A single window of Leopardus geoffroyi isolate Oge1 chromosome D4, O.geoffroyi_Oge1_pat1.0, whole genome shotgun sequence DNA harbors:
- the LOC123592946 gene encoding protein NipSnap homolog 3A-like — MLVLRSGLTRALAARTLAPQVHSSFATGPRQYDGTFYEFRTYYFKPSKMNEFLENLKKNIHLRTAHSELVGSWSVEFGGKMNKVFHIWKYDNFAHRTEVREALAKNKDWQQFLIPNLALIDEQEFEITYLVPWCKLEKPAKEGVYELVIFQMKPGGPALWGDAFRRALNAHVDLGYSKLVGVFHTEYGALNRVHVLWWNESADSRAAGRHQSHEDPRVVAAVRESVNYLVSQQNMLLLPTSFSPLK, encoded by the exons ATGCTCGTCCTCCGAAGCGGCCTGACTAGAGCTCTGGCTGCGCGTACGCTCGCGCCTCAG GTGCACTCATCTTTTGCTACAGGCCCAAGACAATATGATGGAACATTCTACGAATTTCGTACTTATTACTTTAAGCCCTCAAAGATGAATGAGTTTCTGGAAAACCTTAAGAAAAACATACATCTTCGGACAGCTCACTCTGAATTGGTTGGATCCTGGAGTGTAGAATTTGGAGGCAAAATGAATAAAGTGTTTCATATTTGGAAGTATG ATAATTTTGCTCACCGAACTGAAGTTCGGGAAGCCCTGGCCAAAAATAAAGATTGGCAACAATTTCTCATTCCAAATCTGGCTCTCATAGATGAACAAGAGTTTGAGATTACTTACCTGGTGCCATGGTGCAAATTAGAAAAGCCTGCAAAAGAAG GAGTCTATGAGCTagttatttttcagatgaaaccAGGTGGGCCAGCTCTGTGGGGTGACGCATTTAGAAGAGCACTTAATGCCCATGTGGATCTAGGCTACTCAAAACTAGTCGGAGTTTTCCACACAGAATATGGAGCACTCAACAGAG TTCATGTTCTTTGGTGGAATGAGAGTGCAGACAGTCGTGCAGCTGGGAGACATCAGTCTCATGAGGATCCCAGAGTTGTGGCAGCTG TTCGGGAGAGTGTCAATTACCTCGTGTCTCAACAGAATATGCTTCTGCTTCCTACGTCATTTTCACCTTTGAAATAG